In one Pseudomonas sp. R84 genomic region, the following are encoded:
- the leuA gene encoding 2-isopropylmalate synthase encodes MSMLKDPSSKYRAFPVINLPDRTWPSKTIDTAPIWCSSDLRDGNQSLIEPMDAVKKLRFWKTLVQVGVKEIEASFPAASQTDFDFVRTLIEEGHIPDDTTIQVLTQGREDLIERTFESLRGAKKAIVHLYNATSPSFRRIVFNQDKDGIKAIAVNAAKLFVKYAAMQPDTEWTFEYSPETFSATELEFAKEVCDAVIEVWNPTPEHKMILNLPATVECATPNIYADQIEWFGRNINRRDSVIISLHTHNDRGTGVAATELGLMAGADRVEGCLFGNGERTGNVDLVTVALNMYTQGLDPQLDFSDIDGVRKVVEECNQIQVHPRHPYVGDLVHTAFSGSHQDAIRKGFSQQKPDALWEVPYLPIDPADIGRSYEAVIRVNSQSGKGGIAYLLEQEYGISLPRRMQIEFSQVVQRETDRLGLEMTAKQIHSLLISEYLQANTPYALVSHRLQEENGNSAVEVEVASKGQGETNLHWRGKGNGALEALVAGLPVPVEIMDYNEHAIGAGTNAKAAAYIELRVNGERAVHGVGIDENITTASFKALFSALNRSLSQPEAKAA; translated from the coding sequence ATGAGCATGCTCAAAGATCCGTCTTCGAAATACCGCGCGTTTCCTGTCATCAACCTGCCGGATCGCACCTGGCCGTCGAAAACCATCGACACCGCGCCGATCTGGTGCAGTTCCGACCTGCGTGACGGCAACCAGTCGCTGATCGAACCGATGGACGCGGTGAAAAAGCTGCGCTTCTGGAAAACCCTGGTGCAGGTCGGTGTAAAGGAAATCGAAGCCTCGTTCCCGGCCGCTTCGCAAACCGACTTCGACTTCGTGCGTACCCTGATCGAAGAAGGCCACATCCCGGACGACACCACCATTCAGGTGCTGACCCAGGGCCGTGAAGATTTGATCGAGCGTACTTTCGAATCCCTGCGCGGTGCGAAAAAAGCCATCGTTCACTTGTACAACGCCACCTCGCCTTCTTTCCGTCGCATCGTCTTCAACCAGGACAAGGACGGTATCAAGGCCATCGCCGTGAACGCGGCCAAGCTGTTCGTCAAATACGCGGCGATGCAGCCGGACACCGAGTGGACCTTCGAATACTCGCCGGAAACCTTCAGCGCTACCGAGCTGGAATTCGCCAAGGAAGTCTGTGACGCGGTGATCGAGGTGTGGAACCCGACGCCTGAGCACAAGATGATCCTCAACCTGCCCGCCACCGTTGAGTGCGCGACACCGAACATCTACGCCGATCAGATCGAGTGGTTCGGCCGCAATATCAACCGTCGTGACAGCGTGATCATCAGCCTGCACACCCACAACGACCGTGGCACTGGCGTTGCGGCTACCGAACTGGGCCTGATGGCTGGCGCCGATCGCGTCGAAGGCTGCCTGTTCGGCAACGGCGAGCGTACCGGTAACGTCGACCTCGTCACCGTCGCGTTGAACATGTACACCCAGGGTCTCGACCCGCAGCTGGACTTCTCCGACATCGACGGCGTGCGCAAAGTCGTCGAAGAGTGCAACCAGATTCAGGTTCACCCGCGTCACCCGTACGTTGGCGACCTGGTGCACACCGCGTTCTCCGGCTCGCACCAGGATGCAATCCGCAAGGGCTTCTCCCAGCAGAAACCAGACGCGCTTTGGGAAGTGCCGTACTTGCCGATCGACCCGGCCGACATTGGCCGCAGCTACGAGGCAGTTATTCGCGTCAACAGCCAGTCGGGCAAGGGCGGCATCGCTTACTTGCTGGAGCAGGAATACGGCATCAGCCTGCCACGTCGCATGCAGATCGAATTCAGCCAGGTGGTGCAGCGTGAAACCGATCGTCTCGGCCTGGAGATGACCGCCAAGCAGATCCACTCGCTGTTGATCAGCGAATACCTGCAAGCCAACACCCCGTACGCGCTGGTCAGCCATCGCCTGCAGGAAGAAAACGGCAACAGCGCCGTCGAAGTGGAAGTGGCGAGCAAAGGTCAGGGCGAAACCAACCTGCACTGGCGCGGCAAAGGCAACGGTGCGCTGGAAGCACTGGTCGCCGGCCTGCCGGTTCCGGTGGAGATCATGGACTACAACGAACACGCGATCGGCGCGGGCACCAATGCCAAGGCAGCGGCGTACATCGAGCTGCGTGTGAATGGCGAACGTGCGGTGCACGGCGTGGGTATCGATGAAAACATCACCACGGCCAGCTTCAAGGCCCTGTTCAGCGCGCTGAACCGCTCGCTGAGCCAGCCTGAGGCGAAAGCGGCGTAA
- a CDS encoding amidohydrolase, with protein MRDLSALPDLNLALIQTSLAWHDRQANFEHFEQLLEQAQGADLIILPEMFTTGFSMESETLAEVENGPTHKWLRVQAARLDAVITGSVIIQAADGSHRNRLLWARPDGEVLHYDKRHLFRMAGEHNHYTPGERQVQFELKGWRIRPLICYDLRFPVWSRDAQDTDLLLYTANWPGARRLHWNRLLPARAIENLCYVAAVNRVGTDGKGFAYTGDSQVLDFQGETLLAAGEADGVFKAVLEAAPLAAYRERFPANLDADTFEFT; from the coding sequence ATGCGTGATCTGAGTGCGTTACCCGATCTCAACCTGGCGCTCATCCAGACCAGCCTGGCCTGGCACGACCGTCAGGCCAACTTCGAGCATTTCGAGCAGTTGCTGGAGCAGGCGCAGGGCGCTGATCTGATCATCCTGCCGGAAATGTTCACCACCGGATTTTCCATGGAGTCCGAAACCCTTGCCGAAGTCGAGAACGGCCCGACGCACAAATGGCTGCGGGTTCAGGCGGCGAGGCTCGATGCAGTGATCACCGGCAGTGTGATTATCCAGGCCGCTGACGGCAGCCACCGCAACCGCCTGCTGTGGGCGCGACCGGACGGCGAAGTGTTGCATTACGACAAGCGCCATCTGTTTCGCATGGCGGGCGAGCATAACCACTACACCCCCGGCGAACGTCAGGTGCAGTTCGAACTCAAGGGCTGGCGGATTCGGCCATTGATTTGTTATGACCTGCGTTTCCCGGTGTGGAGCCGCGATGCCCAGGACACCGATCTATTGCTGTACACCGCCAACTGGCCAGGCGCGCGGCGTCTGCACTGGAATCGCCTGTTGCCAGCGCGAGCGATCGAAAACCTTTGTTATGTGGCGGCGGTGAATCGCGTTGGCACCGACGGCAAGGGCTTCGCGTATACCGGAGACAGTCAGGTGCTGGATTTCCAGGGTGAAACCTTGCTGGCGGCGGGGGAGGCGGATGGTGTGTTCAAGGCTGTGCTGGAAGCGGCTCCGCTCGCGGCGTATCGCGAGCGTTTCCCGGCGAATCTGGATGCCGACACCTTCGAGTTCACCTGA
- a CDS encoding pyridoxal phosphate-dependent aminotransferase: protein MITSKLPNVGITIFTQMSQLAAQTGAINLSQGFPDFDGPQSLRDAVGRHIANGHNQYSPMTGLPALREQIAAKIARSYGVQVNADSEVTVTPGATQAIFCAIQAVIHSGDEVIVFDPCYDSYAPATELAGGRCVHVQLNPDDFSIDFDQLAAALSPRTKMIVINTPHNPSGALISRAELDQLAALIRDRDIYLISDEVYEHLVFDGVPHVSVLAHEELYQRAFVVSSFGKTYHVTGWKTGYVVAPPALTAELRKVHQYVSFCGVTPLQYALADYMAEHPEHVEELPGFYQAKRDLFCDLLAPSRFTFTRVAGTYFQLVDYSQIRPDLNDVEMAMWMTREHGVASIPVSVFYQNPPQGQRLVRLCFAKREETLREAAAKLCVI from the coding sequence ATGATCACCAGTAAGCTGCCGAATGTCGGCATCACTATTTTCACGCAGATGTCTCAGCTCGCCGCGCAAACCGGCGCGATCAACCTGTCCCAGGGTTTTCCTGATTTTGACGGCCCGCAGTCACTGCGTGACGCGGTTGGTCGGCACATCGCCAATGGCCATAACCAGTATTCACCGATGACCGGTTTGCCGGCGCTACGCGAGCAGATTGCGGCGAAAATCGCTCGCAGCTATGGCGTGCAGGTCAATGCCGACAGCGAAGTGACGGTCACGCCGGGCGCGACCCAGGCGATCTTCTGTGCAATTCAAGCGGTTATCCACAGCGGCGACGAAGTCATCGTGTTCGACCCGTGCTATGACAGCTACGCACCGGCAACGGAGTTGGCGGGCGGTCGTTGCGTGCATGTGCAACTGAACCCGGACGACTTCTCCATTGATTTCGATCAGCTCGCCGCGGCCCTGAGCCCGCGCACGAAGATGATCGTCATCAACACCCCGCACAACCCGAGCGGCGCACTGATCAGTCGTGCCGAACTCGATCAACTGGCGGCGCTGATCCGCGATCGCGACATCTATCTGATCAGCGACGAAGTCTACGAACATCTGGTGTTCGACGGCGTGCCGCACGTCAGCGTGCTCGCCCATGAGGAGCTGTATCAGCGCGCCTTCGTGGTCAGCTCGTTCGGCAAGACCTATCACGTCACTGGCTGGAAAACCGGTTACGTCGTTGCTCCACCAGCGCTTACGGCCGAATTGCGCAAAGTTCATCAGTACGTCAGCTTCTGCGGTGTCACTCCGCTGCAATATGCGCTGGCCGATTACATGGCCGAGCACCCGGAACACGTTGAAGAACTGCCGGGCTTCTATCAGGCCAAGCGCGATCTGTTCTGCGATCTGCTGGCGCCGTCGCGCTTCACCTTCACCCGTGTCGCTGGCACCTATTTTCAGTTGGTCGATTACTCGCAGATCCGTCCTGACCTGAATGACGTCGAGATGGCCATGTGGATGACCCGCGAACACGGCGTGGCGAGTATTCCGGTGTCGGTGTTCTACCAGAATCCACCGCAAGGTCAGCGCCTGGTGCGCCTGTGCTTTGCCAAACGCGAGGAGACGCTGCGTGAAGCGGCGGCAAAACTATGCGTGATCTGA
- the der gene encoding ribosome biogenesis GTPase Der, giving the protein MVPVIALVGRPNVGKSTLFNRLTRTRDAIVGDLSGLTRDRQYGEAKWQGRSYILVDTGGISGDEHGMDEKMAEQSLLAIEEADVVLFLVDAKAGFTAADQMIAEHLRKRNKRSYVVANKVDNIDPEMARAEFAPLGMGHAIPIAGAHGRGITQMLEIALGDFPKDEEEPEDGEEEIVAEGEEAKRIPGPSEKDGIKIAIIGRPNVGKSTLVNRMLGEDRVIVYDQPGTTRDSIYIPFERNEEKYTLIDTAGVRKRGKIHEEVEKFSVVKTLQAIKDANVVIFVMDAREGVVDHDLNLLGFAIESGRALVIAINKWDGMTPSERDYVKVELQRRLFFVDYADIHFISALHGTGVGNLYASVQNSFKSAVTRWPTNRLTQILEDAVGEHAPPMVNNRRIKLRYAHLGGANPPIIVIHGNQIEKVPKSYVRYLENTYRRVLKLVGTPIRIEFKGGENPYEGNKTTLTDRQVNKKRRLMSHHKKADKKRRDKK; this is encoded by the coding sequence ATGGTTCCCGTAATCGCCCTGGTGGGCCGACCGAACGTCGGCAAGTCCACCTTGTTCAACCGCCTGACCAGGACTCGCGACGCCATTGTCGGCGACTTGTCCGGTCTGACCCGTGATCGCCAGTACGGTGAGGCCAAGTGGCAAGGGCGTTCCTACATTCTGGTCGACACCGGTGGTATCTCCGGTGACGAGCATGGTATGGACGAAAAAATGGCCGAGCAGTCGCTGCTGGCCATTGAAGAAGCGGATGTTGTGCTGTTCCTGGTAGATGCCAAGGCCGGTTTCACCGCCGCCGACCAGATGATCGCCGAACACCTGCGCAAACGTAACAAGCGTTCCTACGTGGTCGCCAACAAGGTCGACAACATCGACCCGGAAATGGCCCGCGCTGAGTTCGCTCCGCTGGGTATGGGCCACGCGATCCCGATCGCCGGTGCTCACGGCCGTGGCATCACGCAGATGCTGGAAATCGCCCTGGGTGATTTCCCCAAAGACGAAGAAGAACCGGAAGACGGCGAAGAAGAGATCGTTGCCGAAGGCGAGGAAGCCAAGCGCATTCCTGGCCCAAGCGAAAAAGACGGGATCAAGATCGCCATCATCGGCCGTCCGAACGTCGGCAAGTCGACCCTGGTCAACCGCATGCTTGGTGAAGACCGGGTTATTGTCTATGACCAACCCGGCACCACGCGCGACAGTATCTACATTCCGTTCGAACGCAATGAAGAGAAATACACGCTGATCGACACCGCCGGTGTGCGCAAGCGCGGCAAGATCCACGAAGAAGTCGAAAAATTCTCCGTGGTCAAAACCCTGCAGGCGATCAAAGACGCCAACGTAGTGATCTTCGTGATGGACGCCCGCGAAGGCGTGGTCGATCACGACCTCAACCTGCTCGGTTTCGCTATCGAGTCCGGTCGTGCGCTGGTCATCGCGATCAACAAGTGGGACGGCATGACGCCGAGCGAGCGTGACTACGTCAAAGTCGAGCTGCAACGTCGTCTGTTCTTCGTTGATTACGCTGACATCCACTTCATCTCGGCATTGCACGGCACTGGCGTGGGCAACCTCTACGCTTCCGTACAGAACTCGTTCAAGTCGGCGGTCACCCGCTGGCCGACCAACCGTCTGACCCAGATCCTGGAAGACGCGGTTGGCGAGCACGCGCCACCGATGGTCAACAACCGCCGGATCAAGCTGCGTTATGCCCACTTGGGTGGTGCCAACCCGCCGATCATCGTGATCCACGGTAACCAGATCGAGAAAGTGCCGAAGTCGTATGTGCGCTATCTGGAGAACACTTACCGTCGTGTGCTGAAGCTGGTCGGTACGCCGATCCGCATCGAGTTCAAGGGCGGCGAGAACCCGTACGAAGGCAACAAAACCACGCTGACCGACCGCCAGGTCAACAAGAAGCGTCGTTTGATGTCGCACCACAAGAAAGCTGACAAGAAGCGCCGCGACAAGAAGTGA
- the bamB gene encoding outer membrane protein assembly factor BamB, whose translation MRDVIRWKHAALLALALLAAGCSSNSKKELPPAELTDFKEEVVLHKQWSRSIGDGQGETYNMLVPAIDGDTIYAADVTGVVMAMDRGNGDVKWKQDLELPVSGAVGVGYGLVLIGTLRGEVVALDTSNGEEKWRARVNSEVLAPPANNGDVVVVQTQDDRLIGLDASTGTQRWVYDSTPAVLTLRGTSAPLVTNRLAVAGLSTGKVVALDISNGVPVWEQRIAIPQGRSELERVVDIDGGLLLSGGTLYVASYQGRVAALDLESGRQLWQRDASSYAGIAQGFGSVYVSLSSGTVEGVDERSTTALWSNDSLARRQLSAPEVFSSYVAVGDLEGYLHLLSQVDGRFVGRERIDSDGLRARPLVVGDTIYVYGNSGKLEALTIK comes from the coding sequence ATGCGTGACGTGATCCGTTGGAAGCATGCAGCATTGCTGGCTCTGGCCCTTCTGGCCGCGGGTTGCAGCAGCAACAGCAAGAAAGAATTGCCACCGGCTGAACTGACCGACTTCAAAGAAGAAGTGGTTCTGCACAAGCAGTGGAGTCGTTCGATCGGTGACGGTCAGGGCGAAACCTACAACATGCTGGTGCCGGCGATCGACGGTGACACCATCTACGCCGCTGATGTGACCGGCGTGGTGATGGCCATGGATCGCGGCAATGGCGACGTGAAATGGAAGCAGGATCTTGAGCTGCCCGTCTCCGGCGCTGTCGGCGTTGGTTATGGTCTGGTGCTGATCGGCACCCTGCGTGGCGAAGTCGTCGCTCTGGACACCAGCAACGGTGAAGAGAAGTGGCGTGCTCGCGTAAACAGCGAAGTCCTCGCGCCGCCGGCTAACAACGGTGACGTGGTAGTGGTGCAGACTCAGGACGATCGTCTGATCGGCCTGGATGCCTCCACCGGTACCCAGCGCTGGGTGTATGACAGCACCCCGGCCGTACTGACCCTGCGTGGCACCAGTGCCCCGTTGGTGACCAACCGCCTCGCGGTGGCTGGTCTGTCGACCGGTAAAGTGGTTGCTCTGGACATTTCCAACGGCGTGCCGGTGTGGGAACAACGCATTGCGATTCCACAAGGTCGTTCGGAACTGGAGCGCGTGGTCGACATCGACGGCGGTCTGCTGCTGTCCGGCGGCACCCTGTACGTTGCCAGCTACCAAGGTCGCGTTGCGGCACTGGACCTGGAAAGCGGTCGTCAACTCTGGCAGCGCGATGCGTCGAGCTATGCCGGTATCGCTCAGGGTTTCGGCAGCGTTTACGTGAGCCTGTCTTCGGGCACCGTTGAAGGCGTCGACGAGCGTTCAACCACAGCATTGTGGAGCAACGATTCGCTGGCTCGCCGTCAACTGTCGGCTCCGGAAGTGTTCTCCAGCTATGTTGCAGTGGGTGACCTGGAAGGTTATCTGCACCTGCTGAGTCAGGTTGACGGTCGTTTCGTCGGCCGTGAGCGCATCGACAGTGACGGCCTGCGTGCCCGTCCGCTGGTGGTGGGTGACACGATTTATGTATATGGCAACAGCGGCAAACTGGAAGCCCTGACCATCAAGTAA
- a CDS encoding tetratricopeptide repeat protein, which yields MSSTEDEQLADLKDWWTRNGKPLVTGGLLALVIVFGWQAYHKYQSNQSQGASVLYQQLLETTLTPDGKPDAARVADLAGKLNSEFGGSAYAQYGSLFVAKVAVDSGKLDDAATELKAIVDKPANPALGEIARQRLAQVLGAQNKAEDGLKLLDGDADKAFLATREELKGDLLVQLGRTDDANKAYQKAKAALSDEAAVGGLQIKLDDLAKGDA from the coding sequence GTGTCGAGTACCGAAGACGAACAGTTGGCGGATTTGAAGGACTGGTGGACACGCAACGGCAAACCTCTGGTCACCGGCGGCCTGTTGGCGCTGGTCATCGTGTTCGGCTGGCAGGCTTATCACAAGTATCAGAGCAACCAGTCGCAAGGCGCCTCGGTGCTCTATCAGCAATTGCTGGAAACCACGCTGACGCCTGATGGCAAGCCTGACGCGGCCCGCGTTGCGGACCTGGCCGGCAAGCTCAACAGCGAATTCGGCGGTTCTGCCTACGCGCAGTACGGCAGCCTGTTCGTGGCCAAAGTGGCGGTCGACAGCGGCAAGCTGGATGACGCCGCGACCGAACTGAAAGCCATTGTCGACAAACCGGCCAACCCGGCGCTGGGTGAAATCGCCCGTCAGCGTCTGGCGCAGGTACTGGGTGCGCAGAACAAGGCTGAAGACGGCCTGAAACTGCTCGACGGCGATGCCGACAAAGCGTTCCTGGCCACTCGCGAAGAACTCAAGGGCGACCTGCTGGTGCAGCTGGGCCGTACCGATGACGCGAACAAGGCGTATCAAAAAGCCAAGGCGGCACTGTCGGATGAAGCGGCGGTCGGTGGCCTTCAAATCAAGCTCGACGACCTGGCCAAAGGGGATGCGTGA
- the hisS gene encoding histidine--tRNA ligase, whose product MSKSLQAIRGMNDILPEQTPLWRYFEGTVARLLDNYGYKQIRMPIVEFTELFKRSIGEVTDIVEKEMYTFEDRNGDSLTLRPEGTAACVRAVLEHGITGGGQVQKLWYIGPMFRHERPQKGRYRQFHQIGLEVFNLDGPDIDAELIIMTWRLWGELGIRDAVKLELNSLGTSESRGRYREALVEYLSAHHDKLDEDSQRRLKTNPLRVLDTKNADTQAVLVDAPKMADYLDDESRAHFEGLKARLDAVGIPYVLNPKLVRGLDYYSKTVFEWVTDKLGAQGTVCAGGRYDGLVEQMGGKPTTGVGFAMGIERLVLMLETLEQIPEEISRQVDVYLCAFGEEAELAGLALAERVRDQLPNLRLQVNAGAGSFKSQFKKADKSGALYALILGDDEMAQQVVGFKPLRGQGEQQSIAWDALAAHLATCVVQG is encoded by the coding sequence GTGAGCAAGTCATTGCAAGCCATTCGTGGCATGAACGACATCCTGCCCGAACAGACCCCGCTGTGGCGTTATTTCGAGGGCACCGTAGCGCGTTTGCTGGATAACTACGGTTACAAGCAGATCCGCATGCCGATCGTCGAGTTCACCGAGCTGTTCAAGCGCTCGATCGGTGAAGTGACCGACATCGTCGAAAAAGAGATGTACACCTTCGAAGATCGCAACGGCGACTCCCTGACCCTGCGTCCGGAAGGCACCGCGGCGTGCGTGCGTGCTGTGCTTGAGCACGGCATCACCGGTGGCGGCCAAGTGCAGAAACTCTGGTACATCGGCCCGATGTTCCGCCACGAGCGTCCGCAGAAAGGTCGTTATCGTCAGTTCCACCAGATCGGTCTGGAAGTGTTCAACCTCGACGGTCCGGACATCGACGCCGAGCTGATCATCATGACCTGGCGCCTGTGGGGCGAGTTGGGTATCCGTGATGCGGTCAAGCTCGAGCTCAACAGTCTGGGCACCAGCGAGTCCCGTGGGCGTTATCGTGAAGCGCTGGTCGAGTACCTCTCGGCGCACCACGACAAGCTCGACGAAGACAGCCAGCGTCGCCTGAAAACCAACCCGCTGCGCGTGCTCGACACGAAAAATGCCGACACTCAAGCGGTGCTGGTCGATGCGCCGAAAATGGCCGACTACCTCGACGACGAATCCCGTGCGCACTTCGAAGGTTTGAAAGCGCGTCTGGATGCCGTTGGCATTCCGTACGTGCTCAACCCGAAGCTGGTGCGCGGCCTCGATTACTACAGCAAAACCGTATTCGAATGGGTTACCGACAAGCTCGGCGCCCAGGGCACTGTTTGCGCGGGTGGCCGTTACGACGGTCTGGTCGAGCAGATGGGCGGCAAGCCAACCACCGGCGTCGGTTTCGCCATGGGCATCGAGCGTCTGGTACTGATGCTGGAAACCCTGGAACAGATCCCGGAAGAAATCTCCCGTCAGGTTGATGTCTATCTGTGCGCCTTCGGTGAAGAAGCCGAGCTGGCCGGTCTGGCCCTGGCTGAACGGGTTCGCGATCAACTTCCAAACCTGCGTCTGCAAGTCAATGCCGGCGCCGGCAGCTTCAAAAGCCAGTTCAAGAAGGCCGACAAGAGCGGTGCGCTGTACGCACTGATCCTCGGTGACGACGAAATGGCCCAGCAAGTGGTAGGTTTCAAACCCCTGCGTGGCCAGGGCGAACAACAAAGCATTGCCTGGGATGCGCTCGCCGCTCACCTGGCCACCTGCGTCGTGCAGGGTTGA
- the ispG gene encoding flavodoxin-dependent (E)-4-hydroxy-3-methylbut-2-enyl-diphosphate synthase codes for MHGESPIKRRVSRKIWVGNVPVGGDAPIAVQSMTNSDTNDVAATVAQINRLEAAGVDIVRVSVPDMDAAEAFGKIKQLVKVPLVADIHFDYKIALRVAELGVDCLRINPGNIGREDRVRAVVDAARDRGIPIRIGVNAGSLEKDLQKKYGEPTPAALVESALRHVEHLERLNFQDFKVSVKASDVFMAVEAYRLLAKEIVQPLHLGITEAGGLRSGTVKSAVGLGMLLAEGIGDTIRISLAADPVEEVKVGYDILKSLHLRSRGINFIACPSCSRQNFDVVKTMNELEGRLEDLLVPLDVAVIGCVVNGPGEAKEAHIGLTGGTPNLIYIDGKPSQKLTNDNLVDELEKLIRQKAAEKVEADAAVIARG; via the coding sequence ATGCACGGCGAATCTCCAATCAAACGTCGCGTTTCGCGCAAGATCTGGGTCGGCAACGTACCGGTGGGCGGCGATGCGCCGATCGCGGTGCAGAGCATGACCAACAGCGACACCAATGACGTTGCCGCCACTGTTGCGCAAATCAATCGTCTGGAAGCCGCCGGCGTCGACATCGTTCGCGTTTCGGTGCCGGACATGGACGCCGCCGAGGCGTTCGGCAAGATCAAGCAACTGGTCAAGGTACCGCTGGTTGCCGACATCCACTTCGACTACAAGATCGCCCTGCGCGTAGCCGAATTGGGTGTGGACTGCCTGCGCATCAACCCGGGCAACATCGGTCGCGAAGATCGTGTTCGTGCGGTGGTCGATGCGGCACGTGATCGCGGGATTCCGATCCGCATCGGCGTCAACGCCGGTTCGCTGGAAAAAGACCTGCAAAAGAAATACGGCGAGCCGACTCCAGCCGCGCTGGTTGAGTCCGCTCTGCGCCACGTTGAACACCTCGAGCGCCTGAATTTCCAGGACTTCAAGGTCAGCGTGAAGGCTTCCGACGTGTTCATGGCCGTCGAAGCGTACCGCTTGCTGGCGAAAGAAATCGTCCAGCCGCTGCACCTGGGCATCACCGAAGCCGGTGGATTGCGTTCGGGCACAGTGAAATCCGCCGTGGGCCTAGGTATGCTGCTCGCCGAGGGGATTGGCGATACTATCCGCATCTCGCTGGCGGCCGACCCGGTCGAGGAAGTGAAGGTCGGTTACGACATTCTCAAGTCTTTGCATCTGCGTTCCCGTGGCATCAACTTCATCGCCTGCCCGAGCTGCTCGCGGCAGAACTTCGATGTGGTGAAAACCATGAACGAGCTGGAAGGGCGCCTTGAAGACCTGCTGGTGCCGCTGGATGTCGCGGTGATCGGTTGCGTGGTCAACGGCCCCGGCGAAGCCAAGGAAGCCCATATCGGCTTGACCGGCGGTACGCCAAACCTGATTTACATCGACGGCAAGCCGTCGCAGAAACTGACGAATGACAATCTGGTGGACGAGCTGGAAAAGCTGATCCGCCAGAAAGCGGCCGAAAAGGTCGAAGCTGACGCTGCGGTTATTGCGCGCGGCTGA
- a CDS encoding RodZ family helix-turn-helix domain-containing protein has product MKAAHPEVVAANRVNPGETLRQARESNGWSLAEVALKLNLTVTSLSNLEAGAFDKLPGHTFARGYIRAYAKLLGMDQTVLVQQFDQSTGTDSQGSNVHALGRIEEPVRVSHTILRIVSLLLLIAVIGGGFVWWQDQTSLRSKDLTSLAPEHVEVEGADGTTQIHPIDEPEDQAVEENQADTSTALALPQSETTAESTGAEATTPATTPAAPVAPAATTTAPAHTPAPVVATPATPAPNAPATPAPTTTAPVAPATAAPIAEATAPVAGDGQVQLQFSADCWAQVTDGRGKVIFSGLKHKGDSVTVSGKPPLNVRLGVARAAQVSYNGQPVDIAPFTSGETARLKLGQ; this is encoded by the coding sequence ATGAAAGCGGCGCATCCCGAAGTTGTAGCAGCGAATCGCGTTAACCCCGGTGAGACCCTGCGCCAGGCCCGCGAAAGCAATGGCTGGTCGCTGGCCGAAGTGGCCCTCAAGCTCAACCTCACCGTGACTTCCCTGAGCAATCTTGAAGCCGGCGCCTTCGACAAGCTGCCGGGGCATACCTTCGCTCGCGGTTACATTCGCGCCTATGCCAAATTGCTCGGCATGGACCAGACCGTTCTGGTCCAGCAATTCGACCAGTCCACTGGCACTGATTCCCAGGGCAGCAACGTTCATGCCCTTGGCCGTATCGAAGAGCCGGTGCGGGTTTCCCACACCATTCTGCGTATTGTCAGCCTGCTGTTGCTGATCGCGGTCATCGGCGGCGGTTTCGTCTGGTGGCAGGATCAGACCTCGCTGCGCAGCAAGGACTTGACGTCGCTGGCGCCTGAGCACGTTGAAGTCGAAGGTGCTGACGGTACGACCCAGATTCACCCGATTGACGAGCCGGAAGACCAGGCTGTCGAGGAGAATCAGGCTGATACTTCCACAGCGCTGGCGCTGCCTCAGTCTGAAACCACCGCTGAATCGACCGGTGCCGAAGCTACCACCCCGGCAACCACTCCGGCCGCACCGGTTGCGCCGGCGGCAACGACGACCGCCCCGGCTCATACGCCAGCGCCAGTTGTCGCTACCCCGGCAACCCCGGCACCAAACGCTCCCGCGACTCCAGCACCGACCACCACTGCGCCGGTTGCTCCTGCTACCGCCGCGCCAATCGCAGAAGCAACCGCGCCGGTTGCAGGCGACGGTCAGGTCCAGTTGCAGTTCAGCGCCGATTGCTGGGCACAAGTGACCGATGGCCGTGGCAAAGTGATTTTCAGTGGTCTGAAGCATAAAGGCGATAGCGTCACCGTTTCCGGCAAGCCGCCGCTTAACGTACGTCTGGGTGTTGCCCGTGCCGCGCAGGTCAGCTACAACGGCCAGCCGGTCGATATCGCTCCGTTCACCAGTGGCGAGACTGCTCGCCTGAAGTTGGGTCAATAA